The Triticum aestivum cultivar Chinese Spring chromosome 3A, IWGSC CS RefSeq v2.1, whole genome shotgun sequence genome includes a region encoding these proteins:
- the LOC123060447 gene encoding DNA mismatch repair protein MSH7 isoform X1 — protein sequence MQPRRQQQQSILPFLHPRQGPAQEAPGAGRTPERPPRPPAASSVDGIMERLVRPPSQGRNKDAAQIRNAERALPGRNEDTSNEQPSASFPVRHNGKYSRGTVLFAEHSTDTTPPQEPLKFSARSSTDEFVRASTLFPELGYPTLLQECPKKLSSECPSNQYVQANSVFEAFDVQTPSQDPLKRIFSGPFHGADTPLSEYRSYPIPLQHPSKKSSSGSSSGEYLRAVTPLGLDSNDTPIAKHSKKLFSGSSDHSYIKATNLFPEFDSNGTPLQNHLNKFSVSMNGKHIGAPATLFPELDSVLLKPETPVTRAVAPRGKRVQQDQCMTANNSQSPLWGSNKKVKSAHCSPAGKMAHDEMAESARSKFEWLNPLNIRDANKRRPDDPLYDKRTLFIPPDALRKMSTSQKQYWTIKCKYMDVLLFFKVGKFYELYEVDAEIGQKELDWKMTISGVGKCRQVGISESGIDDAVEKLLARGYKVGRIEQMESAAQAKSRGPNSVIERKLAHVSTPSTAADSNIGPDAVHLLALKEVTLASNGSRVYGFAFLDYAALKIWVGSLQDDDSSAALGALLVQVSPREIIYESSGLSRESRKSMIKYASAGSVKMQLTPLPGTGFSDASQIQMLVHSKGYFKASTDSWLSALDYSVNRDAVIFALGGLIGHLTRLMLDDALKNGEVLPYNVYQTCLRMDGQTLVNLEIFGNNFDGGSSGTLYKHLNHCITASGKRLLRRWICHPLKDVDAINRRLDVVEGFIQHCGVGSITLYYLRKIPDLERLLGRIRSTVGLTSAVLLPFVGEKILKRRIKTFGMLIKGLRVGIDLLSALRRDDHGIPALSKSVDIPTLSSLDELVHQFEEDIHNDFEQYQDHDIKDGDATTLANLVEHFVGKATEWSLVINAISTVDVLRSFAAMALSSFGTMCRPCILLKDKSPILRMKGLWHPYAFAESGTGLVPNDLSLGQDLSGHNRFALLLTGPNMGGKSTIMRATCLAIVLAQLGCYVPCISCELTLADSIFTRLGATDRIMSGESTFLVECSETASVLQNATEDSLVLLDELGRGTSTFDGYAIAYAVFRHLVEQVRCRLLFATHYHPLTKEFASHPHVSLQHMACMLRPRSGGNGEMELTFLYRLASGASPESYGLQVATMAGIPKSIVEKAAVAGEMMKSRIAGNFRSSEGRAEFSTLHEDWLQTILAIGGVKDAHLDEDTMDTMFCVAQELKSHFRKVGR from the exons ATGCAgccgcggcggcagcagcagcagtccatcctccccttcctccacCCGCGCCAGGGCCCGGCGCAGGAGGCGCCCGGCGCCGGCAGGACCCCCGAGAGGCCCCCGCGCCCCCCCGCCGCGTCGTCGGTCGACGGCATCATGGAGCGTCTCGTGCGGCCGCCGTCGCAGGGGAG AAACAAAGATGCCGCTCAGATTAGAAATGCTGAGAGAGCCTTACCTGGTAGAAATGAAGATACCTCAAATGAGCAGCCAAGTGCATCATTCCCTGTACGGCACAATGGCAAATATAGCAGAGGAACTGTGTTATTTGCAGAACATAGCACGGATACCACTCCGCCACAGGAGCCATTGAAGTTCTCTGCAAGGTCTTCCACCGATGAATTTGTTAGAGCAAGCACGCTGTTCCCTGAACTTGGTTATCCAACTCTGCTTCAGGAGTGTCCGAAGAAGTTATCCTCAGAGTGCCCCAGCAACCAGTACGTTCAAGCTAATTCAGTGTTTGAAGCATTTGATGTACAAACACCGTCCCAGGATCCGTTAAAGAGAATCTTTTCTGGGCCTTTTCATGGAGCAGATACACCTTTATCAGAGTATCGTTCATATCCAATTCCTTTGCAGCATCCATCGAAAAAGTCGTCATCGGGCTCTTCTAGTGGTGAATACCTTAGAGCAGTGACACCGCTTGGACTTGATTCGAATGATACTCCTATAGCGAAACACTCAAAGAAGCTATTCTCTGGGTCTTCAGACCATTCATACATTAAAGCAACTAATTTGTTTCCGGAATTTGATTCAAATGGAACTCCGCTGCAGAACCACTTGAATAAGTTCTCAGTATCTAtgaatggtaagcatattggagcaCCTGCTACACTGTTTCCGGAACTTGATTCTGTTCTTCTGAAACCAGAAACTCCAGTGACACGAGCAGTGGCTCCTCGTGGGAAGAGAGTTCAACAGGATCAATGCATGACTGCCAATAACAGTCAGTCTCCTTTGTGGGGTTCAAATAAGAAGGTGAAATCAGCTCATTGTTCTCCAGCTGGGAAAATGGCTCATGATGAAATGGCTGAAAGTGCACGTAGTAAATTTGAATGGCTGAATCCTTTGAATATCAGGGATGCAAATAAAAGGCGGCCAGATGACCCACTTTATGACAAGAGAACTCTTTTTATTCCACCTGATGCACTGAGAAAGATGTCAACATCTCAAAAGCAATACTGGACTATTAAGTGCAAATATATGGATGTTCTCCTCTTCTTCAAAGTG GGGAAGTTTTATGAGCTCTATGAAGTAGATGCTGAGATCGGCCAAAAGGAACTTGATTGGAAAATGACTATTAGTGGGGTTGGAAAATGCCGACAG GTTGGTATTTCAGAGAGTGGGATTGACGATGCTGTTGAAAAGCTTTTAGCTCGGGG ATATAAAGTTGGAAGGATAGAACAAATGGAATCTGCAGCACAGGCGAAATCTAGAGGACCAAATTCA GTTATCGAAAGAAAGTTAGCTCATGTATCCACACCGTCAACTGCAGCTGACAGCAACATAGGGCCTGATGCTGTTCATCTTCTTGCATTGAAAGAG GTTACTCTAGCTTCTAATGGTTCTCGGGTCTACGGATTTGCTTTTCTAGATTATGCTGCACTTAAAATCTGGGTTGGTTCACTTCAAGATGATGATTCGTCTGCAGCTTTGGGGGCTTTGCTGGTGCAG GTTTCCCCGAGGGAGATAATCTATGAATCCTCAG GCCTCTCAAGAGAAAGTCGTAAATCAATGATAAAATATGCCTCAGCAG GCTCTGTGAAAATGCAACTGACCCCACTACCTGGGACAGGTTTCTCTGATGCCTCACAAATTCAAATGCTAGTACATTCTAAAGGATACTTTAAAGCATCAACAGATTCTTGGTTATCTGCATTGGATTATTCAGTGAATCGAGATGCAGTTATCTTTGCACTTGGTGGACTTATTGGTCATTTGACTAGACTTATG CTAGACGATGCTCTAAAAAATGGGGAAGTCTTACCTTACAATGTGTACCAAACTTGTTTAAGGATGGATGGTCAGACTCTTGTGAACCTGGAGATTTTCGGCAATAACTTTGATGGTGGCTCATCAG GTACTCTGTACAAGCACCTCAATCACTGCATAACCGCATCTGGTAAGCGGCTTTTAAGAAGATGGATATGCCATCCACTAAAAGATGTCGATGCTATAAATAGAAGGCTTGATGTTGTTGAGGGTTTCATCCAGCATTGTGGGGTAGGCTCTATTACACTTTATTATCTCCGGAAAATTCCTGACCTTGAGAGGTTACTTGGGCGAATCAGATCTACTGTTGGGCTAACATCTGCTGTCCTGTTGCCTTTTGTTGGTGAAAAGATATTAAAGAGGCGG ATTAAAACGTTTGGCATGCTTATCAAGGGCCTCCGGGTTGGAATTGACTTATTAAGTGCCTTGCGTAGAGATGACCATGGCATCCCAGCGCTGTCAAAATCAGTTGATATTCCAACCCTGAGTTCTCTTGATGAATTAGTTCATCAGTTTGAAGAGGATATACACAATGACTTTGAACAGTACCAG GATCATGATATCAAAGACGGTGATGCTACCACCTTGGCTAATTTAGTGGAACATTTTGTTGGAAAAGCTACCGAATGGTCTTTGGTAATCAATGCCATCAGCACTGTTGATGTCCTTAGGTCCTTTGCAGCAATGGCATTGTCATCATTTGGCACCATGTGCAGACCATGTATTCTGTTGAAAGACAAATCGCCTATACTTCGGATGAAGGGTCTATGGCATCCATATGCTTTTGCAGAAAGTGGAACTGGGCTTGTACCAAACGATTTGTCTCTTGGCCAGGATTTATCGGGTCATAATCGCTTTGCATTGTTGTTGACTGGTCCAAATATGGGAGGAAAATCTACAATAATGCGCGCTACCTGCTTGGCTATCGTGCTTGCCCAG CTTGGCTGTTATGTCCCCTGCATATCATGTGAATTGACCCTTGCAGACTCCATCTTTACACGGCTAGGCGCAACGGATCGGATTATGTCTGGAGAAA GTACTTTTCTTGTCGAATGTAGTGAGACTGCATCTGTTCTTCAGAATGCAACTGAGGATTCTCTTGTCTTGCTTGATGAACTTGGCAGAGGAACTAGCACATTTGATGGATATGCGATTGCATATGCT GTATTCCGGCACCTGGTGGAACAGGTGCGATGCCGCCTGCTCTTCGCCACACACTACCACCCTCTCACCAAGGAGTTCGCCTCCCACCCCCACGTGAGCCTCCAGCACATGGCCTGCATGCTGAGGCCAAGGAGCGGCGGCAACGGCGAGATGGAGCTCACCTTCCTCTACCGGCTCGCGTCAGGCGCCTCCCCGGAGAGCTACGGCCTGCAGGTCGCCACGATGGCGGGGATCCCAAAGTCCATAGTGGAGAAGGCGGCGGTCGCGGGCGAGATGATGAAGTCGAGGATCGCGGGGAACTTCAGGTCGAGCGAAGGGCGAGCGGAGTTCTCCACCCTCCACGAGGACTGGCTGCAGACGATCCTGGCGATCGGCGGCGTCAAGGACGCGCACCTGGACGAGGACACCATGGACACGATGTTCTGCGTCGCCCAGGAGCTCAAGTCCCATTTCAGGAAAGTAGGAAGATGA
- the LOC123060447 gene encoding DNA mismatch repair protein MSH7 isoform X2: MQPRRQQQQSILPFLHPRQGPAQEAPGAGRTPERPPRPPAASSVDGIMERLVRPPSQGRNKDAAQIRNAERALPGRNEDTSNEQPSASFPVRHNGKYSRGTVLFAEHSTDTTPPQEPLKFSARSSTDEFVRASTLFPELGYPTLLQECPKKLSSECPSNQYVQANSVFEAFDVQTPSQDPLKRIFSGPFHGADTPLSEYRSYPIPLQHPSKKSSSGSSSGEYLRAVTPLGLDSNDTPIAKHSKKLFSGSSDHSYIKATNLFPEFDSNGTPLQNHLNKFSVSMNGKHIGAPATLFPELDSVLLKPETPVTRAVAPRGKRVQQDQCMTANNSQSPLWGSNKKVKSAHCSPAGKMAHDEMAESARSKFEWLNPLNIRDANKRRPDDPLYDKRTLFIPPDALRKMSTSQKQYWTIKCKYMDVLLFFKVGKFYELYEVDAEIGQKELDWKMTISGVGKCRQVGISESGIDDAVEKLLARGYKVGRIEQMESAAQAKSRGPNSVIERKLAHVSTPSTAADSNIGPDAVHLLALKEVTLASNGSRVYGFAFLDYAALKIWVGSLQDDDSSAALGALLVQVSPREIIYESSGLSRESRKSMIKYASAGSVKMQLTPLPGTGFSDASQIQMLVHSKGYFKASTDSWLSALDYSVNRDAVIFALGGLIGHLTRLMLDDALKNGEVLPYNVYQTCLRMDGQTLVNLEIFGNNFDGGSSGTLYKHLNHCITASGKRLLRRWICHPLKDVDAINRRLDVVEGFIQHCGILKRRIKTFGMLIKGLRVGIDLLSALRRDDHGIPALSKSVDIPTLSSLDELVHQFEEDIHNDFEQYQDHDIKDGDATTLANLVEHFVGKATEWSLVINAISTVDVLRSFAAMALSSFGTMCRPCILLKDKSPILRMKGLWHPYAFAESGTGLVPNDLSLGQDLSGHNRFALLLTGPNMGGKSTIMRATCLAIVLAQLGCYVPCISCELTLADSIFTRLGATDRIMSGESTFLVECSETASVLQNATEDSLVLLDELGRGTSTFDGYAIAYAVFRHLVEQVRCRLLFATHYHPLTKEFASHPHVSLQHMACMLRPRSGGNGEMELTFLYRLASGASPESYGLQVATMAGIPKSIVEKAAVAGEMMKSRIAGNFRSSEGRAEFSTLHEDWLQTILAIGGVKDAHLDEDTMDTMFCVAQELKSHFRKVGR, from the exons ATGCAgccgcggcggcagcagcagcagtccatcctccccttcctccacCCGCGCCAGGGCCCGGCGCAGGAGGCGCCCGGCGCCGGCAGGACCCCCGAGAGGCCCCCGCGCCCCCCCGCCGCGTCGTCGGTCGACGGCATCATGGAGCGTCTCGTGCGGCCGCCGTCGCAGGGGAG AAACAAAGATGCCGCTCAGATTAGAAATGCTGAGAGAGCCTTACCTGGTAGAAATGAAGATACCTCAAATGAGCAGCCAAGTGCATCATTCCCTGTACGGCACAATGGCAAATATAGCAGAGGAACTGTGTTATTTGCAGAACATAGCACGGATACCACTCCGCCACAGGAGCCATTGAAGTTCTCTGCAAGGTCTTCCACCGATGAATTTGTTAGAGCAAGCACGCTGTTCCCTGAACTTGGTTATCCAACTCTGCTTCAGGAGTGTCCGAAGAAGTTATCCTCAGAGTGCCCCAGCAACCAGTACGTTCAAGCTAATTCAGTGTTTGAAGCATTTGATGTACAAACACCGTCCCAGGATCCGTTAAAGAGAATCTTTTCTGGGCCTTTTCATGGAGCAGATACACCTTTATCAGAGTATCGTTCATATCCAATTCCTTTGCAGCATCCATCGAAAAAGTCGTCATCGGGCTCTTCTAGTGGTGAATACCTTAGAGCAGTGACACCGCTTGGACTTGATTCGAATGATACTCCTATAGCGAAACACTCAAAGAAGCTATTCTCTGGGTCTTCAGACCATTCATACATTAAAGCAACTAATTTGTTTCCGGAATTTGATTCAAATGGAACTCCGCTGCAGAACCACTTGAATAAGTTCTCAGTATCTAtgaatggtaagcatattggagcaCCTGCTACACTGTTTCCGGAACTTGATTCTGTTCTTCTGAAACCAGAAACTCCAGTGACACGAGCAGTGGCTCCTCGTGGGAAGAGAGTTCAACAGGATCAATGCATGACTGCCAATAACAGTCAGTCTCCTTTGTGGGGTTCAAATAAGAAGGTGAAATCAGCTCATTGTTCTCCAGCTGGGAAAATGGCTCATGATGAAATGGCTGAAAGTGCACGTAGTAAATTTGAATGGCTGAATCCTTTGAATATCAGGGATGCAAATAAAAGGCGGCCAGATGACCCACTTTATGACAAGAGAACTCTTTTTATTCCACCTGATGCACTGAGAAAGATGTCAACATCTCAAAAGCAATACTGGACTATTAAGTGCAAATATATGGATGTTCTCCTCTTCTTCAAAGTG GGGAAGTTTTATGAGCTCTATGAAGTAGATGCTGAGATCGGCCAAAAGGAACTTGATTGGAAAATGACTATTAGTGGGGTTGGAAAATGCCGACAG GTTGGTATTTCAGAGAGTGGGATTGACGATGCTGTTGAAAAGCTTTTAGCTCGGGG ATATAAAGTTGGAAGGATAGAACAAATGGAATCTGCAGCACAGGCGAAATCTAGAGGACCAAATTCA GTTATCGAAAGAAAGTTAGCTCATGTATCCACACCGTCAACTGCAGCTGACAGCAACATAGGGCCTGATGCTGTTCATCTTCTTGCATTGAAAGAG GTTACTCTAGCTTCTAATGGTTCTCGGGTCTACGGATTTGCTTTTCTAGATTATGCTGCACTTAAAATCTGGGTTGGTTCACTTCAAGATGATGATTCGTCTGCAGCTTTGGGGGCTTTGCTGGTGCAG GTTTCCCCGAGGGAGATAATCTATGAATCCTCAG GCCTCTCAAGAGAAAGTCGTAAATCAATGATAAAATATGCCTCAGCAG GCTCTGTGAAAATGCAACTGACCCCACTACCTGGGACAGGTTTCTCTGATGCCTCACAAATTCAAATGCTAGTACATTCTAAAGGATACTTTAAAGCATCAACAGATTCTTGGTTATCTGCATTGGATTATTCAGTGAATCGAGATGCAGTTATCTTTGCACTTGGTGGACTTATTGGTCATTTGACTAGACTTATG CTAGACGATGCTCTAAAAAATGGGGAAGTCTTACCTTACAATGTGTACCAAACTTGTTTAAGGATGGATGGTCAGACTCTTGTGAACCTGGAGATTTTCGGCAATAACTTTGATGGTGGCTCATCAG GTACTCTGTACAAGCACCTCAATCACTGCATAACCGCATCTGGTAAGCGGCTTTTAAGAAGATGGATATGCCATCCACTAAAAGATGTCGATGCTATAAATAGAAGGCTTGATGTTGTTGAGGGTTTCATCCAGCATTGTGGG ATATTAAAGAGGCGG ATTAAAACGTTTGGCATGCTTATCAAGGGCCTCCGGGTTGGAATTGACTTATTAAGTGCCTTGCGTAGAGATGACCATGGCATCCCAGCGCTGTCAAAATCAGTTGATATTCCAACCCTGAGTTCTCTTGATGAATTAGTTCATCAGTTTGAAGAGGATATACACAATGACTTTGAACAGTACCAG GATCATGATATCAAAGACGGTGATGCTACCACCTTGGCTAATTTAGTGGAACATTTTGTTGGAAAAGCTACCGAATGGTCTTTGGTAATCAATGCCATCAGCACTGTTGATGTCCTTAGGTCCTTTGCAGCAATGGCATTGTCATCATTTGGCACCATGTGCAGACCATGTATTCTGTTGAAAGACAAATCGCCTATACTTCGGATGAAGGGTCTATGGCATCCATATGCTTTTGCAGAAAGTGGAACTGGGCTTGTACCAAACGATTTGTCTCTTGGCCAGGATTTATCGGGTCATAATCGCTTTGCATTGTTGTTGACTGGTCCAAATATGGGAGGAAAATCTACAATAATGCGCGCTACCTGCTTGGCTATCGTGCTTGCCCAG CTTGGCTGTTATGTCCCCTGCATATCATGTGAATTGACCCTTGCAGACTCCATCTTTACACGGCTAGGCGCAACGGATCGGATTATGTCTGGAGAAA GTACTTTTCTTGTCGAATGTAGTGAGACTGCATCTGTTCTTCAGAATGCAACTGAGGATTCTCTTGTCTTGCTTGATGAACTTGGCAGAGGAACTAGCACATTTGATGGATATGCGATTGCATATGCT GTATTCCGGCACCTGGTGGAACAGGTGCGATGCCGCCTGCTCTTCGCCACACACTACCACCCTCTCACCAAGGAGTTCGCCTCCCACCCCCACGTGAGCCTCCAGCACATGGCCTGCATGCTGAGGCCAAGGAGCGGCGGCAACGGCGAGATGGAGCTCACCTTCCTCTACCGGCTCGCGTCAGGCGCCTCCCCGGAGAGCTACGGCCTGCAGGTCGCCACGATGGCGGGGATCCCAAAGTCCATAGTGGAGAAGGCGGCGGTCGCGGGCGAGATGATGAAGTCGAGGATCGCGGGGAACTTCAGGTCGAGCGAAGGGCGAGCGGAGTTCTCCACCCTCCACGAGGACTGGCTGCAGACGATCCTGGCGATCGGCGGCGTCAAGGACGCGCACCTGGACGAGGACACCATGGACACGATGTTCTGCGTCGCCCAGGAGCTCAAGTCCCATTTCAGGAAAGTAGGAAGATGA